In a genomic window of Microbacterium amylolyticum:
- a CDS encoding type II secretion system F family protein, with the protein MINASHVAIAVLLGGTLGAGLWCLVAAAPTWRAPALIHRVAPYIRDVTDPAGTSLPTAMSDPTLALAGGITGSWRAAQRWFARAVGTSASVERRLAQASRGGDVAAFRGEQLAWAAMGAAAAAGVAGVLALTGRFSFPAALLPLAGAVVGAAARDFVLSSQAKARVARIEEELPTVLEFLSLCLSAGEGVFGSVRRVAAVGSGELTGELRVVVTEVDTGATLTDSLTAMTRRLHVPVLTRAIDHTVAAIDRGSPLAQTLQDQATDARDEGKRALIESAGKKEILMMIPLVFGLLPLSVLFAIFPGIVMLQAGF; encoded by the coding sequence ATGATCAACGCGAGTCACGTTGCGATAGCAGTGCTCCTCGGAGGAACACTCGGTGCGGGTCTCTGGTGCCTCGTCGCGGCGGCCCCCACGTGGCGCGCCCCCGCACTGATCCACCGCGTTGCACCGTATATCCGCGACGTCACGGACCCGGCGGGAACCAGCCTTCCCACGGCCATGAGCGACCCGACGCTCGCGCTCGCCGGAGGGATCACTGGATCCTGGCGCGCGGCACAGCGATGGTTTGCGCGCGCCGTAGGAACCTCCGCGTCCGTCGAACGCCGCCTCGCACAGGCCTCACGGGGCGGAGACGTCGCGGCGTTTCGCGGGGAACAGCTCGCGTGGGCCGCGATGGGAGCGGCAGCAGCGGCCGGTGTGGCGGGCGTGCTGGCTCTGACGGGACGATTCTCCTTTCCCGCGGCCCTTCTGCCGTTGGCCGGTGCCGTCGTGGGCGCCGCGGCGCGTGACTTCGTGCTGTCATCGCAGGCGAAGGCGCGCGTCGCCCGCATCGAGGAGGAACTGCCCACCGTTCTCGAGTTTCTCTCGCTGTGCCTGTCCGCCGGAGAAGGCGTTTTTGGCAGCGTGCGTCGGGTGGCGGCAGTCGGGTCGGGTGAGCTCACGGGCGAACTGCGAGTGGTTGTGACGGAAGTGGATACGGGCGCAACCCTGACCGACTCCCTGACTGCCATGACGCGGCGTCTCCACGTGCCCGTACTGACGAGGGCCATTGATCACACTGTCGCGGCGATCGACCGCGGATCGCCCCTTGCGCAGACCCTGCAGGACCAGGCCACGGATGCACGAGACGAGGGTAAGCGTGCCCTCATCGAGTCCGCCGGCAAAAAAGAGATCCTCATGATGATCCCGCTGGTGTTCGGGCTGCTTCCCCTCAGCGTTTTGTTCGCGATCTTCCCCGGGATCGTCATGCTCCAAGCCGGTTTCTGA
- a CDS encoding pilus assembly protein TadG-related protein, giving the protein MMTEAGDERGSVLPLGIGYALLALAVVLVCINATSLHLSQKRLESLADAAALAAADGFRVAPTASGIGIELDEHSARRQAEEVITISPVDAHLVSVTAHGGNSARVTVRATWDSFLLSVFVPAGVDLEATATSRASLSG; this is encoded by the coding sequence ATGATGACGGAAGCCGGCGACGAGCGCGGAAGCGTGCTTCCCCTCGGCATCGGATATGCGCTCCTGGCTCTTGCGGTTGTCCTCGTGTGCATCAACGCGACATCACTTCACCTGTCACAGAAGCGCCTGGAGTCTCTCGCAGACGCGGCGGCGCTTGCTGCTGCGGATGGTTTTCGCGTCGCCCCGACGGCGTCGGGCATCGGCATTGAGCTCGACGAACACAGCGCGCGCCGTCAAGCCGAGGAGGTCATCACCATTTCTCCTGTCGACGCCCACCTCGTCAGCGTCACCGCACATGGAGGGAACTCGGCGCGTGTGACGGTGCGCGCAACATGGGACTCGTTCCTCCTCAGCGTTTTCGTGCCGGCAGGTGTCGACCTTGAGGCCACGGCCACCAGCCGAGCGTCGCTGTCGGGGTGA
- a CDS encoding MFS transporter, producing the protein MRTPPGGAAAEAIRQYWPMVYAPTALYSMGQGALIPVLPSIATAQGANLGLAALVAGAILIGQLCGNLPAGWLVARAGERRAMIIASVISVISVAGMLLAPNLATLTACVFIVGMCASAFALARHAFMTVRVPLAYRARALALVGGSFRLGTFTGPVIAAGLIWVFGDAKSTIWFFGAALIAVGLLVTFGPDPEERALAAEQRQAPNLCAATSDTGTGDTGEAITGPIRTPRARPRTGLFRTIWNHRGVLIRLGFAASSLASVRAGRQAIIPLWGVSIGLDAATISLLVGIAGAIEFSLFYASGQVMDRFGRLWATVPSQLVMALSFLALAFTHDSDDASMWFGVFAIAVGVGNGLSSGALLTLGSDVAPADNTAAFLGAWRTFTDAGAASTPLVVAGLTTMFSLSIATGAVGVVALAGAGAFMRWVPRYSPTR; encoded by the coding sequence ATGCGCACACCGCCCGGTGGCGCCGCAGCCGAGGCGATCCGTCAGTACTGGCCCATGGTGTACGCACCGACGGCTCTGTACTCCATGGGCCAAGGCGCGCTCATTCCCGTTCTCCCGTCGATTGCCACTGCCCAGGGTGCGAACCTCGGCCTCGCCGCGCTCGTTGCCGGCGCGATTCTTATCGGTCAACTGTGCGGAAATCTGCCCGCTGGATGGCTTGTCGCGCGCGCTGGTGAACGGCGAGCCATGATCATCGCCTCCGTGATATCGGTCATCTCGGTTGCCGGGATGCTCCTCGCACCGAATCTCGCCACATTGACGGCATGCGTGTTCATCGTCGGCATGTGCGCCTCCGCCTTCGCTCTCGCCCGCCATGCCTTCATGACCGTCCGCGTGCCGTTGGCGTATCGGGCGCGGGCCCTTGCGCTTGTTGGCGGGTCGTTCCGCCTCGGGACCTTCACGGGCCCGGTGATCGCGGCAGGGCTGATCTGGGTGTTTGGAGACGCAAAGTCCACCATCTGGTTCTTCGGCGCCGCCCTGATTGCCGTCGGCCTCCTCGTGACGTTCGGCCCAGATCCGGAGGAGAGGGCTCTCGCCGCCGAACAACGCCAGGCACCGAACCTGTGCGCTGCCACCAGCGACACGGGCACGGGCGACACAGGAGAAGCCATCACCGGCCCGATCCGGACTCCGCGAGCCCGCCCACGAACCGGACTCTTCCGGACCATCTGGAACCACCGCGGCGTCCTCATCAGACTCGGGTTCGCGGCCTCGTCCCTGGCCTCCGTGCGGGCAGGCCGCCAGGCCATCATTCCCCTCTGGGGAGTATCGATCGGGCTCGATGCGGCGACGATTTCCCTCCTCGTCGGAATCGCCGGCGCCATCGAATTTTCGCTGTTCTACGCCAGCGGACAGGTGATGGACCGGTTTGGACGCCTCTGGGCAACGGTGCCTTCGCAGCTCGTCATGGCGCTGAGTTTTCTCGCGTTGGCGTTCACACACGACAGCGATGACGCCTCGATGTGGTTCGGTGTTTTCGCCATCGCTGTCGGTGTCGGAAACGGCCTTTCCTCCGGCGCGCTTCTCACGCTCGGATCCGATGTTGCGCCGGCGGACAACACAGCCGCGTTCCTCGGCGCGTGGCGGACGTTCACCGATGCCGGCGCAGCGTCAACACCGCTGGTCGTCGCGGGTCTGACAACCATGTTCTCTCTGTCGATCGCAACCGGTGCTGTCGGAGTCGTTGCCCTCGCCGGGGCTGGGGCGTTTATGCGATGGGTGCCCCGTTACTCCCCCACGCGCTAA
- a CDS encoding type II secretion system F family protein, which translates to MTLLLGCVLAAGLLLAASPWMWPAGASTEPRTRRVGAVASSARTLLDRAGFAHVEPRILVVACVASAVVAAALAFVMTTAGVLAVLAAIAAACAPVAWLRARASRLLRARRGMWPDVCDLLVGSVRAGLSLPDAIGSLSDSAPAPLRATFGQFERDMRASGHFATSINRLKQQLADPMADRIVETLRMAREVGGTELVPVLRALSASIRAEAALRSEVEARQSWTRGAAILGVVAPWVVLAMLSLRPEGQAAYATPLGITIILSGAGVSVVAYRTMLRVGRLPEPRRWFA; encoded by the coding sequence ATGACTCTTCTCCTGGGATGCGTTCTCGCGGCGGGGCTGCTTCTTGCTGCGTCCCCCTGGATGTGGCCGGCGGGGGCGTCCACAGAGCCCAGAACGCGCCGCGTCGGGGCCGTCGCGAGCAGCGCGCGAACACTTCTGGACAGGGCCGGCTTCGCGCACGTTGAACCGCGGATTCTCGTCGTCGCCTGTGTGGCGAGCGCGGTCGTCGCGGCGGCACTGGCGTTCGTCATGACGACGGCAGGTGTGCTCGCGGTCCTTGCCGCGATTGCCGCTGCCTGTGCGCCCGTTGCCTGGCTGCGCGCGCGGGCTTCCCGTCTGCTGCGCGCCCGGCGCGGCATGTGGCCCGATGTGTGCGACCTGCTTGTGGGATCGGTGCGGGCAGGGCTGTCGCTCCCCGACGCGATCGGCAGCTTGTCCGATTCTGCGCCCGCCCCGCTTCGTGCGACGTTCGGGCAGTTCGAACGCGATATGCGCGCATCCGGTCACTTCGCCACGAGTATCAATCGGTTGAAACAGCAGCTGGCTGATCCGATGGCCGACCGCATCGTCGAGACACTGCGGATGGCCCGAGAAGTGGGGGGAACGGAGTTGGTCCCGGTCCTCCGGGCACTGTCCGCGTCGATCCGGGCCGAGGCTGCACTGCGCTCCGAGGTCGAGGCTCGCCAATCGTGGACGAGGGGAGCGGCGATTCTCGGCGTTGTCGCGCCGTGGGTTGTTCTGGCGATGCTGTCTCTGCGCCCCGAGGGTCAGGCTGCCTACGCAACGCCTCTCGGCATCACGATCATCCTTAGCGGCGCCGGGGTATCCGTTGTGGCCTATCGGACGATGCTGCGCGTCGGACGCCTTCCCGAACCGCGCCGGTGGTTCGCATGA
- a CDS encoding TadE/TadG family type IV pilus assembly protein produces the protein MNGDAERGSAPVDFILVGVLLTALTLAVLQLGFAAYTHNVVKDAAVEGAHYAALADNTVADGEERTRRIIARSFGEDAVTLVVGSQARRHGVPIVTMVVSARLPVIGNIGIPNGTVVTAHAPAQIPG, from the coding sequence GTGAACGGCGACGCCGAGAGGGGGTCGGCTCCCGTCGACTTCATCCTCGTCGGCGTCCTCCTGACCGCGCTCACCCTGGCTGTTCTGCAACTCGGGTTCGCCGCCTATACACACAACGTGGTCAAGGACGCCGCAGTCGAGGGAGCTCACTATGCGGCACTCGCTGACAACACGGTCGCCGACGGAGAAGAACGAACGCGCCGAATCATCGCGCGAAGCTTCGGCGAGGATGCCGTCACCCTTGTCGTCGGCAGCCAAGCACGTCGGCACGGCGTACCCATTGTCACGATGGTGGTCTCCGCGCGCCTTCCCGTGATCGGAAACATCGGCATCCCGAACGGAACGGTGGTGACAGCGCATGCACCAGCGCAGATCCCCGGATGA
- a CDS encoding TadE family protein, which translates to MHQRRSPDDDRGSAPLEFLLAGLLLLVPLAYLVVAVTTVQNAALAADATARFVARSLTTGIDPDTTLRVVADSYGIDLAALDMTMACAPVSAPCPQAGSTVVVHVTVVVALPLVPDFLAGATSIPVEAHATQKISRYWEAP; encoded by the coding sequence ATGCACCAGCGCAGATCCCCGGATGACGACCGGGGGAGCGCGCCGCTCGAGTTCCTCCTCGCCGGTCTTTTGCTTCTCGTGCCGCTGGCGTACCTCGTCGTGGCCGTGACCACCGTGCAAAACGCGGCGCTCGCCGCCGATGCCACCGCTCGATTCGTGGCCAGGTCGCTGACAACCGGAATCGACCCCGACACCACCCTGCGTGTCGTTGCAGACTCCTACGGCATTGACCTCGCCGCCCTCGACATGACGATGGCCTGTGCTCCCGTTTCCGCGCCCTGCCCGCAGGCTGGCAGCACGGTGGTTGTGCACGTGACCGTCGTCGTCGCCCTCCCGCTGGTTCCCGATTTCCTGGCAGGGGCGACGTCGATCCCCGTCGAGGCTCACGCAACGCAGAAAATTTCGCGCTATTGGGAGGCTCCATGA